In the Enterococcus rotai genome, AAATAAAAACAAGGAGGAATTGTCATGGTCAATCCATTTAAAGCTGTTATTAACCAAATCAATAAAGACATCACAACTAGCAAAAATAAAGAATTGAATACTCAACAAAAAAGAAATTTATTCAATCAAACAAAAATGTATATTTTTTTGCAAGATTTTATCGAGAAAATGAAACCTTACCTTGAAGATGGAGAAGAAATCCATGCCTACTTACCAATGACAAATGATGGTCAGAATGCTTCTGTTGTAGGACTTGGTTTACTCGGAATGTATCATCCCGAATCAGAAGAAGCAAAAGCTTACGTGAAGGATTTCAATGATCTCAGAGGGAATCGAATTCTAATTTTCACTGACCAACGAATGATTTTTACAACAATCATCGAATTTTTAGACCACAGAACTTTTTTTAGCTACCCTTATACAACGATCAAAGCAATCACGCTAAAGGAAAATAAAATGAATTACTTTGATTGGGATGATTCTTTCCCACCTAAACGGGTTGCTCTTTATACCTATACGTTTGATTTTGAATCGGAAGACCATATCTTTTCAGAATTGTTAGGGCAACATGATGCGGATATTTTAAAACGTCAATTGTTGGAAATTCCAGCATTGCAAACTATTCTTGTCACAAGAAAAGTCTATCGCGAACGTAGATTTGATAGAGTCGTTAATAATCCTGTGCTGGCTTATAGGCTTATGTATTATTTCTCCATCTTTGCAGCCATAACCTTCCTTTTGATCTTAGCTTTAGGTGGTTTCTTCCATATTGGACCAGCAAAACAAATGTTCGATTTCACTACAACGCCTACGATACAAATGCTTTTAAACTGGTCTTTTTTATAAAAAAACAAGCCCTGATAAAACAAATCACTTGTTTCATCAGGGCTTATTCCTTATTTTTCTTTCAACGTCTCTAGATAATCTAACGCATCTTGAACATTTTTAACTGGAACAATTTTCATCTTTGTGCCAATTTTTTCAGCTGCCGCTTTTGCTTCTTCATAATTCGTTTTGATTTCTGGTTCTGCTTTCTTCATCTCTTTGGTGATCTCATCATCAGGGGCAAAGAAAATCTCTGTATTGTTTTTGCTAGCCGTGACAACCTTTTTATCGATTCCACCGATTCTACCTACAACACCATCTGTATTGATTGTTCCAGTACCAGCGATTTTATGTCCTTTACGAATCCCTTTTTGTGTCAATTGTTCATAGGTTTCAAGTGTAAACATCAATCCAGCTGAAGGTCCACCGATGTCTCCAGCATCGATTTCGACAGGAATCGATGAGTCAATTTCAGTATGATCGGTCAAGCCGATGCCAATACCAGGCTTTTTATCCGTCTGTAATTCAATCAGTTTGCCTGTTGCTTCTTTCGCTTTCCCGTCTTGTAAAAAGTCTACGGTTACAACTTGTCCGACCTTTTGTTTTTTTACATACTCAACAAATTCTTCGCTACTTTTAAATGTTTTCCCATCAATCCCTGTAACTGTATCTCCGACTGAAATTTTCCCTTTAAAACTAGAGTTGTCCTCAATAGCTAAGACATAAACCCCTTTGAATGTCATTTCATAAGGAACTTTAGCAAGCTTCAGGGCTTGTTCGATCGCAGCGTTTTTGGAAGAATCCATATAGTATTGTTGAATTCTTTCGTACTCACTGTTTGTACTAGATCCCATCAAGTCTTCTTTACTCACTAATTCTTGAAAGTCAGAAAATTTAGCTTTTAAGGCTGAAGCTAGTGTTGCTTTACGTACACCAACAGTCGTTAAATAAAAAGCTCCTGGTTCTGAATCCTTTTTATTCTCTACGGTCACAAATTCTTTTAGATTCTCTGTTGTACCAGGTCCTTCGATGTAATAGGGAATAGGAAAAATCATTATAATGATCAATAAAATAACTACTGCAAACGGCAGCATCGATTTAATCGATATTTTTTCTTCATGCTTATTATTCATTTGGCTTCATCTCACGATTCTTTTGATTTAGTGCTTGATCGACAACTAAGGGAAGATATGCTGAGACATCTCCGCCAAATTTCAGCACTTCTTTTAATAGACTTGAACTCACATGTGCGTAGGCTTCATCTGCCAATAAAAAAACCGTTTCTAACTCAGGTGCTAGATGATGGTTCATCATTGCGATGTCTTTTTCGTATTCATAATCTTTCACATTTCTGATACCTCTAATTAAAAAGTTAGCCCCTAACTCTGCAGCACTTTCAACAGTCAGTTTGCTTTCTTGAGCAATGACTTCGACATTTTCTAAGTGTGCAACAGCTTGTTTAATCAACATCAGTTTTTCATCTAATGTAAAAAGAGCGGCCTTGTTGGTATTTACAAAAACACCGACAATTACTTTATCAAACATTTTTGTACCACGCTCGATCATATTTAAATGACCATTAGTTAACGGATCAAAACTTCCAGGAAAAAGAGCAATTCTAGTCATTATTGGCCTCCTGTTTATAAATAGTGATTTGCGTGATTCCATACGTCGTCTCACGCGTTTTGATCAACGTCCCAATAGTTTCAGTAAGATCCACTGACTTATCGGTCTCACAAACAATCATAGCATCTTCACTTAATAATTTATAGGCTAGCATTTGCTCTAATTGCTTGACAATTTCCTGTTTTGCATATGGTGGGTCCAATAAGACCAAATCTAGTTTTGTCCCTTCTTGTTTTAAAAATTCTAGTGCTTTATTCGCATCCATTTTTTTGAGGATAAACTTTTCAGATTCTTTCGTTACCTCAATATTTTCTTTGATGATTTTAAGTGCAGCAAAATTCTTTTCAATACAAATTCCTAGATCCATCCCCCTAGATACTGCTTCTATCGCTAGGCCACCGCTACCAGCATATAAATCTAAGACAATTCCTCCATCAAAATAAGGTCCAATCATATTGAAAATCGATTCTTTAACTTTGTCTGTTGTAGGACGTGTATTATCACCATCAAGTGCTTTTAATCGTCGTCCGCCATATTCCCCTGAAATAATCCGCATCTGTTTGTGCTCCTTTACTTGATTGTTCAGTATATATTAAACGTACTTAAACTATACAGAAAAAAGATGAAAAATGTTTGAAGTTCGATCACATTTTTCATCTCAAATTTTACACATTTTCAGCTAGACGAATTTGAGTATTTAGTTCCTCAACTTCAAAGCCTTCTTCTTTTTCATGCTGATAAGCTGCTTTTGTACCGATTTTCTCAGCAAAGTTCATCTCCACATCAGGACGATAAGAGCGTTCTACTCTACGGACAAAGTGTAGCCCATTGATTTTCGCTTCTGAACTTTCAATAGCCTCTTCATTCATATAAATCACCACATATTTCATTCGACGAGAAACATAATGGATCAACCCAAAACGCTTTAGCGTTTTCAATTGTTTCAAGCTATATACCCACACAACTAAACAGCGCCGCTTTTGGATAACAAATTCTTTTTCTTCATTAACTTGCATGACAACTACCTCCGCAACCTGAATGTTTTCCTTTTTCAAAGAAAGGATTTCCAGCATCTACTTTAATATCATCTGAAATAGTTTTAGCTACAGCCATCCCTATCAAATCTAAAACCGTTTGAATCTCTGTTTCAGAAAAACGAAATTCAGCTACTTCTTCACTCAGATCCAGCGCTCGTTTCGCTTTTCGCACAGCTCGTTGTTTTGTTCGGAAATCTGGAGCATGGTTACCATACGCTTCGATTCGTTCAAATGAATCTTTTGCCTCTAAAAATGCTTTTTGTTTGGCTTGAACATCTTTTGAACTGTACATTGTTTGACGATTTACTTTATACGTTTCAAAGCTCTCGCTTGCTAAAATTGCTTGGACAAGTTTTTCTGTCTGATCTTCTATTTCAAAAAGTTTTTCTGTCACTATCATACTTATTCACTTTCCTCTGTTTGAGATATTTCTTTCTCTGTTTCTTGTAATAAGACTAACATACTTGCTTTAGAGAAAGCAACGCCAATGTTCTCATTTTCTTCGTGTGCAAACCTAGAATGATATAATGAATCTGAAAACCAAGAAAGGACTGTAATCGTTGGATCATATACTGGCTCGATAAACATCCCCGTTGCCTTTTTTTTGTCTAGTTGTCCAACTTTTAATAGTTTTTGATATTCGTCATTTGTCAATGTAAAAAGAGCTGATGCGGTCATCTGTTCTTTACTGAACTGCCAAGTTTCAGCCCGTTCTGATGAAAGGATATTTTTTTGATTTTTAACTAAGGTTTCAAAAAGTTTTTGAGCATTTTTTTGGCTTTCTGTATTTACATGGTAAGTTGGTAAGCCTTCTTTCACCCTTAACAAATTGATTGTTCGGATCACCTGATTACTTTTTACAGCGTCAAAACTTGCCGCTTGTTGATTTGTAGAAAAAGGAATGACTTCACCTTCAATTAATTGGTATGGCATTAAAGTCAATAAAGCTTCTTTATTTAGATAAGTAACGGCTGACAATTTCCCAGTTCCATGATTGAAAAATAATATTGCAAAGGTCTTATTATCAAAGGCAATCAGAGGACGGTAATTCATATCTTCTTCCATCAGCTCGATATTATAGTTATTTTCTTTATATGTAAAGGCAAAATTTGAATAGATGGTCATTAATTCTGAAACATCAGATAATTGCATCCCGATTGAAAATGGTGCGACCTCTTTTGAGTTGTTAAAGGCTTTGATTGTACTAATTTTTTCATCTACTACATTCAGCTCTAGGTAATCCGCATCTTTTTCCCCATATAGCCATAACTCATAGCCCATGCTACTCTTTTGTTTTTCAAGGGGTTCACCAAAATCTGTTACAAATTCAGAGACTTTTTTACCTATGTATACAGCATAACCAGAAGTTGAAATTTCTTCATAAGGTAAAGCAGTATGGGAGATCATTGCGCTCCCATGGTCTGCTTCTTGTTGGACTTTTTCAGCAGGGAAAAAAACGGGTTGTAGATAACCAATAATCAGGACTACAGAGAAAACGCCTAAAAAAGCTAAAAATCGTTTCATTTTTTTCCCCACTTTTCTTTATTTTTCTTTTACTTCGATCAAAAGATCGCCAGAGCTGATTGGTTCTTCTTCAAATACATAAATATGTTCAACGATTCCATCAAAACGTGCTTCAATCGTGGTTTCCATCTTCATTGCTTCCGTTACTAACAAGGCATCCCCTTTTTTAACTTTATCTCCTTTATTTACTAGAACTTGGAGAACAGAGCCAGACATGGTTGCACCAATCTGCTCTTTATTCGTCGGTTCTGCTTTGCGTTTTGCTTGAACAGATGATTTGATGGAAGTATCTTTGATAACGATCTCTCGACGTTGACCATTTAAGTTAAAGAATAAAACGCGATTTCCTTCAATATCAGGATCACCGACTTCATCTAAGCGAATAATCAAGGTCTTCCCTTTTTCGATTTGAACTTCTACAGATTCTCCTTGACGAATGCCTTGGAAGAATGTAGGTGTATCTAATAATGTAACATCACCAAAATTTTGATAAGATGTACGATAGTCCAAAAATACTTGAGGATACATTAGATAGCTCAATACTTCTTCTAATTTTGGTTCATAGCCAATTTTTTCGGCTAATTCAGCTTTTACTTTATCAAAATTAACAGGTGCAGCTAAGCTACCAGGTCTTTCTGTGAAAGCTGGACGTCCTTTCAAAATAATTCTCTGTAAGTCTTTAGGAAATCCACCGACTGGCTGACCCAAGTCTCCTTGGAAGAAGGTCACAACTGACTCTGGGAAACTTAATTCATCCCCATTTTCATAAATATCTGCTTCTGTTAAATTATTTTGCACCATGAACAAGGCCATATCGCCAACAACTTTTGAAGACGGAGTCACTTTTACAATATCACCAAACATCAGGTTAACTGTGTGATACATTTTTTTAATGTCATCCCATTGATGGCCTAAGCCAACTGCTTTAGCCTGTTGTTGTAAATTGGAGTATTGGCCACCCGGCATTTCATGCATATAAACTTCAGTTTGCGGTGCATTCAAGCCATTTTCAAATGGTTGATAATACATACGTACATCTTCCCAATAATGGTTGATTTTTTGTGTATTATCAATGTTAACGTCTGGCGTCCGATCACCATTAACTAAAGCGTAATACAAACTGCTCATACTCGGCTGGCTTGTAGCACCACTCATCGCACTGGTCGCCACGTCTACAATATCTACACCAGCTTTGGTTGCAGCTGAATAAGTGATGATTCCGTTACCGCTTGTATCATGAGTATGCAGGTGAATCGGTAAATCTGTCGTATCTTTCAGTTCACTGATTAAACGGTATGCGGCTTGTGGTTTCAATAAACCAGCCATATCTTTGATTGCAATGATATGAGCACCCATTTTTTCAAGTTCTTTGGTCATATTTTTGTAGTACTCAACGTTGTATTTTGCTCTAAATGGATCATTAATATCACCAGTATAACAAATAGCTGCTTCCGCAATTTTGCCGGCGTCTCTTACAGCTTGAATACTTTTTTCCATTTGCGGCAGCCAATTTAAACTATCAAAAATACGGAAAACATCAATACCTTGTCGTGCAGACTCTTTAATAAATTCTTCGATCACATTATCAGAATAATTTTGATAACCAACCGCATTCGATCCTCTAAACAACATTTGCAATAATGTGTTCGGCATTAATTTACGTATTTTGCGTAGTCTTTGCCATGGGTCTTCATTTAAGAAACGGTAAGCTACATCAAATGTTGCACCGCCCCACATTTCACTAGAAAATAATTCTGGCAATCCTTCACCTGTTAAACGAGCAATTTCTTTAAAATCTTGCGTTCTTACACGAGTCGCTAGCAAACTTTGATGGGCATCACGGAAAGTCGTGTCCGTCAGTAAAACATTATCTTGTTTTTTGACCCAATCAATAACACCTTGGGCGCCATCTTTATCTAATATATTTTTAGCAGTCACATAATCACTTCGTAATGCTAAATCCGTTGGAATACGTGGTGCATCAAAATATTTTTTCGTTGATTTTTCAATTCCTGGAAAACCGTTAACTGTTACTTCACCAATATATTTCATGGTCTTATTGCCACGGTCTCTTAATTTTGGAAATTCAAATAATTGCGGTGTATTGTCAATAAAGGTTGTGTTAGCTTCTCCAGACTGAAATTCTGGATGGCCAATCACTTTATGTAAAAACGGAATATTCGTTTTTACACCACGAATTCTAAATTCTCGCAAACTACGTTCCATTTTTTGGATCGCCTTTTCAAAAGTAAAACCATGCGTACATACTTTTACTAATAGAGAATCAAAATACGGTGTAACGACTGCACCAGAATAGGCATTTCCTACATCCAGACGAACACCAAAGCCACCTGGTGAGCGGTAGGTATCGATTTTACCAGTATCCGGCATAAAGTGATTCAATGGATCTTCTGTAGTAATCCGACACTGAATTGCTGCACCATTCAACGTAATTTGTTCTTGCTGCGGAATCTTCATGTCTTTATGAATATCTAAGCCTTGAGCAATTTGCAGTTGAGAGACTACGATATCTATATCTGTGATCATCTCAGTGATTGTATGCTCGACCTGTACACGAGGATTTACTTCGATAAAATAAAACTGATCCCCTTCAACTAAAAATTCAACGGTTCCAGCATTGACATACTGAACATGTTTCATCAATTGAACTGCTGCATCGCAAATCTCTTTGCGTTTTGCTTCACTCATTGAAACACAAGGTGCAACTTCAACTACTTTTTGATGTCTACGTTGAACCGAACAGTCTCGTTCAAATAAATGAACCACATTACCATGACTATCACCTAAAATTTGCACTTCAATATGTTTCGGGTTTGAGATATATTTTTCTACATATACTTCATCAGAACCAAATGCTGCTTTCGCTTCACTTTTCGCTCTATCATACCCTTCTTTTGCTTCCTTCTCATCGTGTGCTACTCGCATTCCACGGCCGCCGCCGCCTAATGCTGCTTTGATCATAATCGGAAATCCATGAGTTCTACCAAACTCTAAGACGCCTTCCACTGAATCCACTGGACCATCAGAGCCCGGGATTGATGCAATTCCTGCAGCTACAGCTGCTTCTTTTGCTTTGATTTTATCACCAAAAATATCTAAGTGGTGTAATGTTGGACCTACAAAGATAAGACCTTCTTCTCTACAACGACGGGCAAACTCTAAGTTTTCAGAAAGAAACCCATATCCTGGATGAATCGCATCAGCTCCAGATTTTTTTGCGATGCGAATAATGTCTTCCATATCAAGATAAGCTTCGATCGGCTTTTTGCCTTTACCAACTAAATACGCTTCATCTGCTTTAAAACGATGAACAGAATATTCATCTTCTGCTGCATAGATTGCCACTGTCCCGATGTGCATCTCTGTACAGGCTCTAAAAATTCGAATTGCAATTTCTCCACGATTTGCTACTAAAACTTTTTTCATTCTTTCACTCCTACCTGTTTATTGAGGGCGAAACAGAAATGATAGTCTCTTATTTTCTAAAGAGCTCCTTCTGCTTCGCCATCTAATGACCTTCATTGATTTATATCTTACCAAGTAATTGGTATTCTTGGTCCATTTTTTGTTTTTTCTCGTCGGCACTGATATTCAGAACGAACGCAACAGCAATTGAAATAATCAACACACTGTTCCCGCCATGACTGAGAAATGGGAATGTGATCCCAGTTAGAGGAATCACTCCAGTAATTCCACCTAAGTTAATAAATACTTGTAATAACAACATTGAACCGATCCCAATACACATTAATGAATTGAACGGTTTTTTTGAACGAACACCGACTAAAATGATACGAGCAATCATAAACATCAAAAGTGCTAAAATAATCAATGAAACGAACAACCCTAATTCTTCGATCGTAATGGCAAAAATAAAATCCGAATGAGCTTCAGGCAAGAAGCCTTTCTTTTGAATACTATTGCCTAAACCTTTACCAAACCAACCGCCGTTATTGATCGCATAATAAGAATTGGCTAACTGATGGCCATAGTTTCGTTCATCTTTAAACGGATTTAAGAAAATAGCGAAACGTTGATATACGTATTGATATCTAGCTGGAATAAAACTTCCTTTGCTTAAGATCAATGCTTGAATCACTGCAATACTGCCTAAAATCCCAGCTCCACCAACGATATAAGTGTACATATAGTTTACTCCGCTAGCCAATAACATAATGATCACCAATAAAGTTAAAATGGCAGCATTCCCCAAATCGGGTTGTATCGCCACAAGAGAAATTAAAAAACCAACTAAAAGCATTGGTCTAAAAACTGCTTTCTTAAACTCTTTATCAATGTACTTCTGTCTTCGGCCTAAGATATAGGCAAGATACCAAATCACCATAATTTTCAAATATTCAGCCGGTTGCATGGAAAATGAGCCAATCAGCAACCAGCCAGAAGCACCATTAATGTTTCGACCTAATGGGGTAAATTTAACTGCTAAGAGTAGAAAGGATATCACGGCGATTGCAAACATGATAAACCCTTTGTTTTGAAAGACTGTTGTTTTCATCTTATAAATAAAGAACATTCCCACTAAACTTAAAACCCAAAACTGCAATTGAGACACGACCATTGCTGTTGGGGATTCGCCTTTTGATATGAGCAAAGATGATGTTGAACTGTAAACCATGATCAAGCCCACAGCACTAAGGACTAAGTACGGGATCAAGATACTATAATCTAACAGGTGTCTCTTTTTTATCTTGTTTGGCAAAGTTTAAACCTCCTTGCCAATCTCTTTTTTTTCTTGCGTTTCTTCATAAACGTCACTATATAATTGGTT is a window encoding:
- a CDS encoding FtsW/RodA/SpoVE family cell cycle protein, which codes for MPNKIKKRHLLDYSILIPYLVLSAVGLIMVYSSTSSLLISKGESPTAMVVSQLQFWVLSLVGMFFIYKMKTTVFQNKGFIMFAIAVISFLLLAVKFTPLGRNINGASGWLLIGSFSMQPAEYLKIMVIWYLAYILGRRQKYIDKEFKKAVFRPMLLVGFLISLVAIQPDLGNAAILTLLVIIMLLASGVNYMYTYIVGGAGILGSIAVIQALILSKGSFIPARYQYVYQRFAIFLNPFKDERNYGHQLANSYYAINNGGWFGKGLGNSIQKKGFLPEAHSDFIFAITIEELGLFVSLIILALLMFMIARIILVGVRSKKPFNSLMCIGIGSMLLLQVFINLGGITGVIPLTGITFPFLSHGGNSVLIISIAVAFVLNISADEKKQKMDQEYQLLGKI
- the coaD gene encoding pantetheine-phosphate adenylyltransferase, encoding MTRIALFPGSFDPLTNGHLNMIERGTKMFDKVIVGVFVNTNKAALFTLDEKLMLIKQAVAHLENVEVIAQESKLTVESAAELGANFLIRGIRNVKDYEYEKDIAMMNHHLAPELETVFLLADEAYAHVSSSLLKEVLKFGGDVSAYLPLVVDQALNQKNREMKPNE
- a CDS encoding PH domain-containing protein, which produces MVNPFKAVINQINKDITTSKNKELNTQQKRNLFNQTKMYIFLQDFIEKMKPYLEDGEEIHAYLPMTNDGQNASVVGLGLLGMYHPESEEAKAYVKDFNDLRGNRILIFTDQRMIFTTIIEFLDHRTFFSYPYTTIKAITLKENKMNYFDWDDSFPPKRVALYTYTFDFESEDHIFSELLGQHDADILKRQLLEIPALQTILVTRKVYRERRFDRVVNNPVLAYRLMYYFSIFAAITFLLILALGGFFHIGPAKQMFDFTTTPTIQMLLNWSFL
- a CDS encoding YlbG family protein; its protein translation is MQVNEEKEFVIQKRRCLVVWVYSLKQLKTLKRFGLIHYVSRRMKYVVIYMNEEAIESSEAKINGLHFVRRVERSYRPDVEMNFAEKIGTKAAYQHEKEEGFEVEELNTQIRLAENV
- the rsmD gene encoding 16S rRNA (guanine(966)-N(2))-methyltransferase RsmD produces the protein MNNQVKEHKQMRIISGEYGGRRLKALDGDNTRPTTDKVKESIFNMIGPYFDGGIVLDLYAGSGGLAIEAVSRGMDLGICIEKNFAALKIIKENIEVTKESEKFILKKMDANKALEFLKQEGTKLDLVLLDPPYAKQEIVKQLEQMLAYKLLSEDAMIVCETDKSVDLTETIGTLIKTRETTYGITQITIYKQEANND
- a CDS encoding CAP-associated domain-containing protein is translated as MKRFLAFLGVFSVVLIIGYLQPVFFPAEKVQQEADHGSAMISHTALPYEEISTSGYAVYIGKKVSEFVTDFGEPLEKQKSSMGYELWLYGEKDADYLELNVVDEKISTIKAFNNSKEVAPFSIGMQLSDVSELMTIYSNFAFTYKENNYNIELMEEDMNYRPLIAFDNKTFAILFFNHGTGKLSAVTYLNKEALLTLMPYQLIEGEVIPFSTNQQAASFDAVKSNQVIRTINLLRVKEGLPTYHVNTESQKNAQKLFETLVKNQKNILSSERAETWQFSKEQMTASALFTLTNDEYQKLLKVGQLDKKKATGMFIEPVYDPTITVLSWFSDSLYHSRFAHEENENIGVAFSKASMLVLLQETEKEISQTEESE
- a CDS encoding SepM family pheromone-processing serine protease; its protein translation is MNNKHEEKISIKSMLPFAVVILLIIIMIFPIPYYIEGPGTTENLKEFVTVENKKDSEPGAFYLTTVGVRKATLASALKAKFSDFQELVSKEDLMGSSTNSEYERIQQYYMDSSKNAAIEQALKLAKVPYEMTFKGVYVLAIEDNSSFKGKISVGDTVTGIDGKTFKSSEEFVEYVKKQKVGQVVTVDFLQDGKAKEATGKLIELQTDKKPGIGIGLTDHTEIDSSIPVEIDAGDIGGPSAGLMFTLETYEQLTQKGIRKGHKIAGTGTINTDGVVGRIGGIDKKVVTASKNNTEIFFAPDDEITKEMKKAEPEIKTNYEEAKAAAEKIGTKMKIVPVKNVQDALDYLETLKEK
- a CDS encoding pyruvate carboxylase, translated to MKKVLVANRGEIAIRIFRACTEMHIGTVAIYAAEDEYSVHRFKADEAYLVGKGKKPIEAYLDMEDIIRIAKKSGADAIHPGYGFLSENLEFARRCREEGLIFVGPTLHHLDIFGDKIKAKEAAVAAGIASIPGSDGPVDSVEGVLEFGRTHGFPIMIKAALGGGGRGMRVAHDEKEAKEGYDRAKSEAKAAFGSDEVYVEKYISNPKHIEVQILGDSHGNVVHLFERDCSVQRRHQKVVEVAPCVSMSEAKRKEICDAAVQLMKHVQYVNAGTVEFLVEGDQFYFIEVNPRVQVEHTITEMITDIDIVVSQLQIAQGLDIHKDMKIPQQEQITLNGAAIQCRITTEDPLNHFMPDTGKIDTYRSPGGFGVRLDVGNAYSGAVVTPYFDSLLVKVCTHGFTFEKAIQKMERSLREFRIRGVKTNIPFLHKVIGHPEFQSGEANTTFIDNTPQLFEFPKLRDRGNKTMKYIGEVTVNGFPGIEKSTKKYFDAPRIPTDLALRSDYVTAKNILDKDGAQGVIDWVKKQDNVLLTDTTFRDAHQSLLATRVRTQDFKEIARLTGEGLPELFSSEMWGGATFDVAYRFLNEDPWQRLRKIRKLMPNTLLQMLFRGSNAVGYQNYSDNVIEEFIKESARQGIDVFRIFDSLNWLPQMEKSIQAVRDAGKIAEAAICYTGDINDPFRAKYNVEYYKNMTKELEKMGAHIIAIKDMAGLLKPQAAYRLISELKDTTDLPIHLHTHDTSGNGIITYSAATKAGVDIVDVATSAMSGATSQPSMSSLYYALVNGDRTPDVNIDNTQKINHYWEDVRMYYQPFENGLNAPQTEVYMHEMPGGQYSNLQQQAKAVGLGHQWDDIKKMYHTVNLMFGDIVKVTPSSKVVGDMALFMVQNNLTEADIYENGDELSFPESVVTFFQGDLGQPVGGFPKDLQRIILKGRPAFTERPGSLAAPVNFDKVKAELAEKIGYEPKLEEVLSYLMYPQVFLDYRTSYQNFGDVTLLDTPTFFQGIRQGESVEVQIEKGKTLIIRLDEVGDPDIEGNRVLFFNLNGQRREIVIKDTSIKSSVQAKRKAEPTNKEQIGATMSGSVLQVLVNKGDKVKKGDALLVTEAMKMETTIEARFDGIVEHIYVFEEEPISSGDLLIEVKEK
- a CDS encoding YlbF family regulator, with translation MIVTEKLFEIEDQTEKLVQAILASESFETYKVNRQTMYSSKDVQAKQKAFLEAKDSFERIEAYGNHAPDFRTKQRAVRKAKRALDLSEEVAEFRFSETEIQTVLDLIGMAVAKTISDDIKVDAGNPFFEKGKHSGCGGSCHAS